GGCTTAAAGGGGATGATTGAACAGAACCTGAGCCTAGTCCCTGTATACACTCTAAACATATGCCAAAGTACTCTAcacatacactcaccagccactttattaggtacacctgttcaattgcttggtaacacaaattgctaatcagccaatcacatggcagcaactcaatgcatttaggcatctagacgtggtggagacgacttgctgaagttcgagatgatagaaaggcaacagtaactcaaataaccacttgttacaaccaaggtatgcagaataccatctctgaacgcacaacacatcaaaccttgaagcagatgtgctacagcagcagaagaccacacctggtgccactcctgtcagctaagaacaggaaacggaggctacaatttgcacaggctcaccaaaatttgacaatagaagattaaaaaaacgttgcctggtctgatgagtctcgatttcagctgcgacattcagatggtagggtcagaatttggtgtaaacaacaggaaagcatggatccatcctgccttgtatcaacgattcaggctggtggtggtggtgtaatggtgtgggggatattttcttggcacactttgggcatcTTAGTATCAATTGTACATCATTTAAaagccacgacctacctgagtattgttgctgaccatgtccatccctttataactACAGAGTACcgatcttctgatggctccttccagcaggataatgcaccatgtcacaaagctcaaatcatctcaccactggtttcttgaacatgacaatgaggtcactgtactccaatggcctccacagtcaccagacctcaatccaatagagcacctttgggatgtggaggaATAGGAGATTAGCATCATGGAAGTGCAGCTGaccaatctgcagcaactgcgtgatgttatcatatcactatggaccaaaatctctgaggattaTTTCCAACGCcgtgttgaatctatgccacgaaaaattaaggcagttctgagggcaaaagGGGGCCCAATCCGGTACTAGTAAGGTCTAtctaaagtggctggtgagtgtatgccaaagtccttgtacccacaaattACTCCTAATTACTGTGCCACAAATAACAGTCTTTCAAACACGCATAAACCTCAGAACTAAGgaccatttttataaaaaaattgaaactttaATTTACATGTGCTTTTCTGCACACAAAATATATAATTTTGCTTGACTCAGCATATCTTAAAGAAGAATTTTATTAAAACCATCAACTTCTGAGATAATAAACATTTTGGACAGGacaatgtaatgtacaatatacagtatatagagtgtaGGAGCCTGGAGATGCCCACAGagttttctgttttctttgtttAGCCTGCGGGCCGAATTGAAAAAAATTGATTCCTCCATCTAAGCCCACCACAGCAGCCCCTTTGTTCTGTCCCTGAAGGGGCCCCAAgcacatggggcccctgggcacttTCCAGGGGCGCCcataaattaaagcggagttccacccaaaagtgaaacttccgctttaagcactccttgctttttttgggggggggggggagtgtgtaccttctttttagtgagacttcctgtcccacttcctccttcctcttttttggctgcctaggtgactcctcctttcgccctaggcggcccctccctgccagcgattttctgggacacaacacaggtcggagaagattggctggccaatagcagagcgcaaCGTGTCTCGCGCCCGGCCGTGAAGatgtaagctgtcacggccgggtgcccacagttgctatgacggcaccaaggagaggagggggagaggagcaaggctccgGGTGGCCACATCACTGGAcatgtgagtgtctgtttattaaaagttagcagctatgctgtttgtagctgctgacttttaacaaactaaaaaacaggtggagctctgctttaagatggCCCTGCATTCACATACATAGaagagttaaaagagaagtatttttttggccatacttctcttgtgggccaCAGTACTTTTGCTCTCCTCTGACCAACAGCCAGCTTATAGCAGGCTATTGCTCACTGTCAAGCTGAGGTAGCAGAGCAGATCCAatctctggaaggatcccaacaatattatccggatccacccagctgcctgattgacagctggctcaggctctcagtgtgtGGATGAGAGCCAAATCCAGCTGCATCCGCCCCCTCTCCAGCTAGGTGCTCCAGTGAGCACCAGAGGAGCAGAGCGGGGAGCAGTGAGGGACAGTCACTGCTCTTTGCTTCCAGATGACCAAACAGTGGTCATGTCATTACTCAGTTCTCTGTCTTTGAGCTGATGTGGGACTGCTGTAGCAGCACACTAATGCAGCAGCATAAATGTatatgagttttttttgttttttttaattaaccccCATACATCTCTTAtaaaactgaattccaggtatggatttaattgcatagttacactggtccaggtTGGACCAATTAAAGGATGCATAAGCCTTACCTGTGGGATCTCTGTGGGAACGGAGCATCATTGCTGTAGTCACTGCTAAGTTCACTGAGTTTATCTCTACatgcctagggttcctccagaggttaccagaGGTTTCTTGGGATGTGACTGATTGACTTCCCATTTGATAAAGGCCTgtatagttccagggccaacaccgcttggcaaagccagcagcatggcaccaatgatagctgtctgtaagggtggcattcttcctagtgaccaccaatgtaagggcatttttCACATTGGACCACAACAAGGCCTCAAAATTAGAGAtttctctggggtaaaaaggttgagaaagcttTAGCTATATTATCAACCAGTCTAGTAAAAAAATGCCATGGTGGAATTGCAAAAAACCTGAGACAGCAATGTGACTAACTAGATACAACAAAGTAcccattacataaaaaaataatcccATCCAACTGCAAACAATACAAATCCCATCCAAGACCCCTATCTTTTACAGGAAACCTGCTCTCTTTCTTGGAAATTGGTTTAGTAATCATTCTTTAGCTGAAAattagtaaaagaaaatccaaattcACACATCCTGATATTATATAACATTTCACTTGGTATTTACAGTGACTGAAGTTCTCCTTTGCCATATATCTATATGATAGGTATGAACATATGAAAGGTTTCtaggattttcctttttttttttttctggggtggAAATGTGGAGCGTCACTTGAAAGGCCAGGTAACCAGCTCACCGTGTAGTCAGTCACTGACACTGCCTATTGAAGTCCCCTAGCCGTGTAATACAAGTAAGAGTGACAACCAGCTGAGATTCTACACATTTTCTAATCTGCATCATTAGGGAAAGAGGTCAGGAATGTAGGTCACATGGTACACGGGCTCAGCACACAGCCAGGGATGAATGATATTCAATAGAGATTAAAACAAAGTGGCGGTGGCATTTattgtattttaaatattttattttagctATACTATTTTCTGCATTAAAGCGTTAAAGCATTGTTACAgaattaaagtgaccctgtcatttgCATTCACACAGGCGCATGGGGGAAGCTAGGGGCAGGCAGGGGCAGAAATCACTAGATGAGTTTGATGCTCCTATGCAATCTTCACCCCGCTCTAGCACTACAGCTTCCCCCAGATGCTTCATCATCCGACACCTCCAGTGtgagggatagggttagggattgAGGAAAGGTTAATGTGAGGGACAGGGCTAGGGATTGAGGGGGAGTTAGGGTGAGGGACAGTGTTAGGCATAGAGGAAAAGTTAGTGTGAGGGATAAAGTTAAGCATTGAGGAAGGGTTAGTGTGAGGGATAGGGTTAGGCATTGAGGAAGGGTTAGTGTGAGGGATAGGGTTAGGCATTGAGGAAGGGTTAGTGTGAGGGATAGGGTTAGGCATTGAGGAAGGGTTAGTGTGAGGGATAGGGTTAGGCATTGAGGAAGGGTTAGTGTGAGGGATAGGGTTAGGCATTGAGGAAGGGTTAGTGTGAGGGATAGGGTTAGGCATTGAGGAAGGGTTAGTGTGAGGGATAGGGTTAGGCATTGAGGAAGGGTTAGTGTGAGGGATAGGGTTAGGCATTGAGGAAGGGTTAGTGTGAGGGATAGGGTTAGGCATTGAGGAAGGGTTAGTGTGAAGGATAGGGTTAGGCATTGAGGAAGGGTTAGTGTGAAGGATAGGGTTAGGCATTGAGGAAGGGTTAGTGTGAGGGATAGGGTTAGGCATTGAGGAAGGGTTAGTGTGAGGGATAGGGTTAGGCATTGAGGAAGGGTTAGTGTGAGGGATAGGGTTAGGCATTGAGGAAGGGTTAGTGTGAGGGATAGGGTTAGGCATTGAGGAAGGGTTAGTGTGAAGGATAGGGTTAGGCATTGAGGAAGGGTTAGTGTGAGGGATAGTGTTATGGATAGAGGAAGGGCTAGTGAGAAGGACAGTGTTAGGGATTGAGGAAGGGTTAGTGtgagggatagggttagggatagagGAAGGGTTAtgcatgagcagacttttcgaccagactggtccgacggaccaagtccggcggacaattcgaccgtgtgtgggcttcatcggacctgcagcggactttttcggtcaaaaatctgaaggactttagatttggaacgtgtttcaaatctttacgtcggaactccgccggacccagttcctatcgaaaagtccgctcgtctgtatgctagtccgacggacgaaaaccgacgctagggcagctattggctactggttatcaacttccttattttagtccggtcgtacgtcatcacgtatgaatccgtcggactttggtgtgatcgtgtgtaggcaagcccgttcgTGGGGAAAGTCCATTGGGAGTCCGCCGAAAGTcagtcggatagtccgtcggaccagtccggtcgaaaagtcctctcatgtgtacgcggcattagtgtgaagGGTAGGGTTAGGGATTAAGGAAGGGTTAGCAtgagggatagggttagggatagagGAAGGGTAAGTGtgagggatagggttagggattgAGGAAGGGTTACTGTGAGGGATAGTGTTAGGCATTGAGAAAGGGTTAGTGTGAGGGATAGGGTTAGGAATAGATGAAGGGTTAGTATGAGGGATAAGGTTAGGCATTGGGAAAGGGTTATTGTGAGGGATAGCATTGGGGATAGAGGAAGGGTTAGTGTGAAGGATAGTGTTAGGAATAGAGGAAGGGTTAGTGTGGGGGATAGTGTTAGGAATAGAGGAAGGGTTAGTGTGGGGGATAGTGTTAGGGATTGAGGAAAGGTTAGCctgagggatagggttagggttagagaaaGGGTTAGTTTTAGGCTACAAGGAAGGTTAATTTTTGGAATGATGTTAGGTTATAGAGAAGGGACAGAGATAGAGGAAGGGTTGGTATGAGGAATAGAGTTAGATTAGAGGAAAAGTTACTGTTGGAGATAGTTTTAGGAATAAAGGAAGAGTTTGTATGAGAGACAGGGTATGGTTACCGGGAAAATTACTGTTAGGGATAGAGGAAGGGTTAGTGATCAGGAATGAGTTAAGTTATGGGAAGATTATTGTTAGGGATAGACGTGTGAAGAATGCATAAAGAATAGTGTTGAGATTACAGGAAAGGTTTTTGTTAAGTATAGTGTTAAGGAATAGGGATAGAGGGAGAATGTGAATAATAGGGTTAGGTTACTGGAAAGGTTAGTGTCgggttagagcagtggtctccaaactgcggtccaatgcggccctttgcttgcctttatccggcccttgggacactatttctcacactgataagggacagtattcctcccactgacaccaatggtgaggaactattcctcccactacgcCTTATGTTTacaaagtttagagacccctgggtTAGAGGGAGAGTGGTGGAGAGGATACTGCTATACAAgactatgggaatgcaaaacctgcttgaagcacATTTAGACAGCTGTGTGAATCCCTGAGACATTCACACAGCTACGTTTTTATATAAATAGCCCCCTTAGAGTGAAAGTTAAGGTAGCATGGAAGGCTACAGTGAAGGATAGTGTTAGAGTTACATAGAGAGACGGTGTGAGTGGGACCACTGAGTGTGAGTGGGACCATTGAGTGTGAGTGGGACGATTGAGTGTGAGTGGGACCATTGAGTGTTAGTGGGAGCATTGAGTGTGAGTGGGACCATTGAGTGTTAGTGGGACCATTGATTATGAGTGGGACCATTGAGTGTGAATGGGACCATTGAGTGTGAGTGGGACCATTGAGTAGAGCATTGCTTTTTCCACTGGGATCTCTATGATAAGTATTAACCTTGTTAAAAGCTAAAGTTTGAAATGCCTCAGCAGTAACAGCTACAACCAGCCTCCTGCCCCAGGAGAGCCCAGGTACTTCTGATCAACCCGCACAGATTCTTACACTTCCTATCACCTCACCGATACAAAGCCGCAACGCGACCCGCTGTACACGTCTAAGGATATGTTAAAGAAATCTCATTCCTTACAATAAGTGACATGAATTGGGGAGGCTGGGAAGGCTCCGGTGTCATGTACTAATCCTCATCCACATATAGGAGGTGCTTTAGACTCAGCGGATCTGGCGCCATTGTCACCTGAACATACTTCAGCGAGAGCCTCCTGAGGAGCAGAAGCTCGTGCGCACAAAAGACTACATGCATCACATTTAAATTCTGCGACATGAATTCCTTCTATTACTGTATCAGACAATAACACCTGCAAGAAATGTTTGGAAGCAGGAAGCTGTGTAATTACACTATTTATGTTTCAATAGCTTTATTTTTCTGTTCTCATTTCGCCAGCTAGAACGATTTGGTGAATTGAAGCCAATCCAgggaaaaaaagagtaaaaaaaaaaaaaaaaaaggctctgggATAAAGTCAGAATTTAAATATGAAGTGGATGTATGGATTCAGCATAAACGTCTATACATCACACATGGGGCACATAATGCAGTCATTATTTTTTTCAGGATTTGCCAGTAAATATTTGTTATAATTGcagttttctttgtttgtttatcgTCACATTcagcataatgttttttttttctgttgagtcTTATATTTATGTGTATTGATTGGCTCAGTGGCTTAACAATAGCCATAGCACACCTTGCAGCTGCTACGGGACCTGGGGGTGAAAAGAAACCCTACGGGGGGTaaggatgttgggggggggggtgatggtctCTTGAGGAGAATTAAAGCctaactctgggcaaaaaaaaagttttcccatgcagttgGGCTGTGCTGGTATTGCACAAGTCAACTGCTCGTTTTTGTCAACGGCAGGGGTCTTTAAATTGCAGCCCATGGGCCAgatggggccctttgcttgcctttatgcggccctggggcactattccttccaaattCAAGAACAATGAGACAGCATTCCTACcattgataccaatggtggggcatttttccttccactgatactaacaatggggcactattcctcccactgataccaatgatggggcacaattccttcactgatactaatgatggggcactattccctctactgataccaataatggggcactattcctctcactgataccaaggatggggcactattccttccactgataccaatgatagggcactattccaccctttgataccaatgatagggcactattcctcttgctgataccaaggatggggcactattccttccactgataccaatgatagggcactattccaccctttgataccaatgatagggcactattcctcttgctgataccaatgatggggcactattccaccctttgataccaatgatagggcactattcctctcgctgataccaatgatagggcactattcctctcgctgataccaatgatagggcactattcctctcgctgataccaatgatagggcactattcttctcaccgacaccaatgataggatactattcctcccattgattgcaatgatgggcactattcctcccactgatacaaataatgggcacttttctttacaCTAATTCCATTAATAGAGCATTAtccctcctcctactgaccacggGTGCTATGTAATtgctttactcccactgaccaccaagcctgagaaattgtctactcccactgatgccaggacattttctgctcccactaGCCTTAGTTCGGTCCCCTAAAATCTGAAGAACAGTATACTGgccctttgtatagaaagtttggagacccctgatctagccaCTTGCttcctgggcacttaaacccccctactgtccagaccaaattttcagcttttagcgctgtcacactttgagtgacaattgcgcggtcatacaacactgtactcaaattaaatttgtatcattttttttcccacaaatagagctttcttttggtggcatttgatcacctctgcggtttttagtttttgttaaaaaaaattgaaaaagaccaaatttttaaaaataaattttatatttttttaatattttgctacaaaattttgaaaacaggtaatttttctccttcattgatgtacgctgatgaggcggcactgatgggcaccaataggtggcagtgatgggcactgatgggtagcagtgatgggcactgattgcttacactgatggcagcactgctaggtggcactgattggcaccactggtgggcatcgataggtggcacttgtgggcattgataggtggcacttgtgggcaattATAGGTGGCACTCccgggcactggcaggtggcaatggcaggtggcactggctggcacagatgaggcatatgtgcctccttcctctgcgggaccgatgtccctttaacataagccggtgatcggcttttttttctcctcacgctgacagcgtgaggagaaaaaaaaacccattaccgagcttttgtttacatcatgtgatcagctgtcattggctgacagctgatcacatggtaaggggccaggatcgcccccttactcggatctgtgatcatccgagtctccggatgcagggtgcgcgcggtgcgcgtgcacaggggaggacgtcccatgaactcctcccggaaattgaggtcctcgctgtggccgtcattcggctatggcccggacctcaagtggctAGGGGACTGGAGAAAGCTTATACTCAACTGATCCTCCCATCCACCTGCATACAGTGCTCCCCCATGATCCGgcgatggactgttcctgacatccccacatccagagcaggtctatgggcgTGATGATGTCAAAAACAGTCCACCGCACAGGACCGTGGGTGAGGTTTATGAGCCACAGGGACAGGTCTTGTGCAGGGAGATTGGGTAAGTATATCATCGTTCTCCAATCCACGGCCTAGACGAAAATGAGCAGTTGGCACAGCCCAACTGCATAGGAAAACATTGGCctttatggtcacagcatacacttattttataacatcagcattgtaataataatacaaacaatagttatttttgactgTTGATTATAATCTTACTTGAAAAAATAATCTCCTTTcttgttgtgagttctgcctgtctgatGGCCTTTTCTTTTCACAGCTTTCTTgatttcctgcatgctttgcaccttctcctctctttttttctttagattGCTTTTGATCTCTAAGGACTACATataccatggtaccttgctgcatgcaagcagtgattcctgtactgaaaCTCCTACTCTCTGCACCTCCTTAGGTCAGAAGGCagtctctgtgaaatgtgtgacacggcAGCCCAtattcacagggcatagtgacgaGGAGTTAATGTTCCAAATTCCTATAGTAGATAGAACAAATGTGATAAggttaaattaaataataataaaaaaaaacaacattataagACAAAAGAAATataatatgtgggggggggggggggtcagcattcCCATGTGGCCACACAATGTTATTTACTGTGGCACTCTACTACCATGAGGGCAGCTGTTGGGACATATTGGCTGAACACTCTTTTTAGCGCATGGTGTTAAAGAGACAAATCACTGTTGAAGTATAGATATTTTATGAAGCAcactctagtgtgctagatgtagatAGTCTTTTTGTAGAGTAGAGTAAGCTGTAGTGTAGGAAAATGTGGCTTGGCTGAGATCCAGGCCTGAGctaaatctgggtcagggctgagtgactcagggaggctggaggaCATAGCAAACAGTTTCTCTGCTGGGGTTACAGTAAGGGGTAGTGTTAGTGAGGGTTACACAGAGGATTAGTGTTAATATTGATGGAAGGTTTAGTGTGGGTGTTTTAAGGAGAATTAGGGTTAGGGAGAGTTACAAGGAGGGTTACTGTTAATATTACAGGAATATTTAGTGTTAGGGTACAGGGAGAGTTAGGGAGGATTACAGGGAAGGCTAGTCCTAGATTTACAGGGAAGGTTAGGGTTATGctgcgtatacacgagcggactttacggcagactttgcccggcgaacaggatttcgtcggacaatttgatcgtgtgtgggctccagcggactttgttttctcaaaagttggatggacttagatttgaaacatgtttcaaatctatccgacggactcgagtccggtcgaaaagtccgctcgtctgtatgctagttcgacggacaaaaagccacactagggcagctattggctactggctatgaacttccttgttttagtccggtcgttcgtcatcacgtacaaattcgacggactttggttgattgtgtgtaggcaagtccgttcattcagaaagtccatcgtaaagaacgtcgaaaagtccgccgggcaaagtctgccgtaaagtccgctcgtgtgtacgcggcattagaattacagggaaggttagggttacagggagagaAAAGGTAAGTTTAGGCTTGTGCTGAAACTGCTGTACATTTGTTAAGTGATCTGCGTTCAGACCGctcttcagaggcatttgacaggcggtaaggaGGTCTTTTGACACCTCATCACTGCCTGTTTTAATATCATAAATGTTGCACCAATGTTCTGCAATGTAAACAGTTTCCAGGCATTTGTGGCatgaatgtgtcagatttggtgGCAGTACTGTCCATTGGATGGGATGCGACAGGGGTGAGAGTTTTTGCTGCAGTAACACAGCAAAGCATTGTGTTTGTCTGTAGTCTTTCCAGTTTAATGGGGTGCTAAAAATGTAGTTCAACCACACTTTTTTAATGACCACAAATGGAAAGTTAAAATGAGCccttagtgttggggttacagggaggattagtatgCACGTGCAAGAGTTATATGATTATTGGCTACCCAATGGTCGAAGAGGAACGACAGGAACCTGGGAGAAGACAGCAGTGGTGGACTAAGTGGTGAATGATAGACAGCTTTGATCTGTCATCGCTGGAGCAATGCAAACAAGTATGCTGTGCATGCTCCCACTAAATGGTAAGAGCAGGGCACTACAGTATATGTCCGCAGAATACATTTAGATAGAAGATTTTCATGTCTGAATGGAGTCTTCTCAGATTGCCAAGAACATATTTTCTTTCTCCCAGTTTTTATAGTTTTTAGTTctttataaaaaacaaactaacaagGGATTTTTCACTGCAGTAAAATGTCTCTAGCACTCCAACTGGTCTAATTTTTAAAGATCAGAATCTCTCCATTCTCATTTTCAGAAACGTGTTAATCATTCAGCTAATTCTCACATTAAGTCCAAGTGTGTGTAGTCACAGTTCCTCAAACCAAACTCATCACATTGCTCCCACTCCTCATCTTCTCATTCTCACATTTAATACTCGTTGGTTTCCAGACAGGAGACCACACATCGCCGAACTCCCACCGCCTTCCAAGCTTTGAAATATTCCCAGGAAAATGATGTCTGCACAATGGGCTAAATCTGTTTCTGGAATGTTCAGAAGAGTCGTTTTTATCCTTTGTAGATATCCCCTCTTAACGTGA
This Aquarana catesbeiana isolate 2022-GZ linkage group LG13, ASM4218655v1, whole genome shotgun sequence DNA region includes the following protein-coding sequences:
- the LOC141116531 gene encoding uncharacterized protein, which encodes MLSLTITLSQCLTLSLILTLHLFLTLSLTLTLSQCLTLSLTVTLPQSLTLSLTLTLPLSLTLSLMLTLTLPLSLTLSLTLTLPQSLTLSFSLALPLSITLSLTLTLPQCLTLSFTLTLPQCLTLSLTLTLPQCLTLSLTLTLPQCLTLSLTLTLPQCLTLSLTLTLPQCLTLSFTLTLPQCLTLSFTLTLPQCLTLSLTLTLPQCLTLSLTLTLPQCLTLSLTLTLPQCLTLSLTLTLPQCLTLSLTLTLPQCLTLSLTLTLPQCLTLSLTLTLPQCLTLSLTLTLPQCLTLSLTLTLPQCLTLSLTLTFPLCLTLSLTLTPPQSLALSLTLTFPQSLTLSLTLEVSDDEASGGSCSARAG